In Burkholderia savannae, one genomic interval encodes:
- a CDS encoding mannose-1-phosphate guanylyltransferase/mannose-6-phosphate isomerase, giving the protein MNIFPVILCGGSGTRLWPMSRGGYPKQYLKLTGDNTLVQQTALRVRDVEGIGAPIVVTNNEQRFLVAEQLRQVGITPSSIVLEPMGRNTAPAIAIAALLALRESPDALLLVLPSDHAIDNEAAFVDVVKTAATVAADEHLVTFGVTPAQAHTGYGYIRRGAALAGDAQVYRVDAFVEKPDAPTAERFVADGGYYWNSGMFMLKASTYLDELRSHAPDIARQAELALDAAKRDCDFLRLDPQAFAASPNVSIDYAVMEKTERAAVVVAANLGWNDIGSWSALADIAATDAQRNALIGDVYTDSVENSYIRAEHRMVAAIGIDNIVIVETADAVLVAHRDRAQDVKKVVEWLNASGRHESVTHRRVIRPWGSYEGIDQGDRFQVKRIVVNPGAQLSLQMHHHRAEHWIVVKGTALVTNDGNEIILTENQSTYIPLGATHRLKNPGKIPLELIEVQSGAYLGEDDIVRFEDTYGRTSAT; this is encoded by the coding sequence ATGAACATTTTTCCGGTGATCCTGTGCGGCGGCAGCGGCACTCGCCTCTGGCCGATGTCGCGCGGCGGCTATCCGAAACAGTATCTGAAGCTCACCGGCGACAACACGCTCGTCCAACAGACCGCACTGCGCGTACGCGACGTCGAAGGCATCGGCGCGCCGATCGTCGTCACCAACAACGAGCAGCGCTTCCTCGTCGCCGAGCAGTTGCGCCAGGTCGGGATCACGCCGTCGTCGATCGTCCTCGAGCCGATGGGGCGCAACACCGCGCCCGCGATCGCGATCGCCGCTCTCCTCGCGCTGCGCGAATCGCCCGATGCGCTGCTGCTCGTGCTGCCGTCCGATCACGCAATCGACAACGAAGCCGCATTCGTCGACGTCGTGAAGACGGCGGCGACCGTCGCGGCCGACGAGCATCTCGTCACCTTCGGCGTCACCCCGGCGCAGGCGCACACCGGCTATGGCTACATCCGCCGCGGCGCGGCGCTCGCGGGCGACGCGCAGGTCTATCGCGTCGACGCGTTCGTCGAGAAGCCGGATGCCCCGACCGCCGAGCGCTTCGTCGCGGACGGCGGCTACTACTGGAACAGCGGGATGTTCATGCTGAAGGCGTCGACGTATCTCGACGAGCTGCGCAGCCACGCGCCCGACATCGCGCGCCAGGCCGAGCTCGCGCTCGATGCGGCGAAGCGCGATTGCGATTTCCTGCGGCTCGATCCGCAAGCGTTCGCGGCAAGCCCGAACGTGTCGATCGACTATGCGGTGATGGAGAAGACCGAGCGCGCAGCCGTCGTCGTCGCCGCGAATCTCGGCTGGAACGACATCGGCTCGTGGAGCGCGCTCGCCGACATCGCGGCCACCGACGCGCAGCGCAACGCGCTCATCGGCGATGTATACACCGACTCGGTCGAGAACTCGTACATCCGCGCCGAGCATCGAATGGTCGCCGCGATCGGCATCGACAACATCGTCATCGTCGAAACCGCGGACGCCGTGCTCGTCGCGCATCGCGACCGCGCGCAGGACGTGAAGAAGGTCGTCGAATGGCTGAACGCGTCGGGCCGGCACGAATCCGTCACGCATCGCCGCGTGATCCGGCCGTGGGGCTCGTACGAAGGCATCGATCAGGGCGACCGCTTCCAGGTGAAGCGCATCGTCGTCAATCCGGGCGCGCAACTGAGCCTGCAGATGCATCATCATCGCGCGGAGCACTGGATCGTCGTGAAGGGCACCGCGCTCGTCACGAACGACGGCAACGAAATCATCCTGACCGAAAATCAGTCCACCTACATTCCGCTCGGCGCCACGCACCGCCTGAAGAACCCCGGCAAGATTCCGCTCGAGCTGATCGAAGTCCAGTCGGGCGCGTACCTCGGCGAGGACGATATCGTTCGCTTCGAGGATACGTACGGACGCACGTCCGCGACATAA
- a CDS encoding capsular polysaccharide biosynthesis protein: MKIPVCVQGCATRTDRFHGKLLLKLARIVRDDAVVIMPGPIWSTGAAGVPMLSWFAPPYRGNPQTTMCDALNRLFAHDRALGESPDVVRLMKRLVLTGAGRERTVRRGCPAGLSVVPRMRRILLIDQRKCAGFGGSTTFLRMLSTARDEHPDAELWLWPSSDNASGAWQLTPRFPERARKIEQGYHFFSVLSQIDHVYTVDAFEGLEALIAGIPVRVFGKPFYAGWGLTQDDIPLPERRARPTLAALFEAVYLRLSHYMAPDSEEPCSLDQVLDSIELQYAIRDRFSDYAHIAGVRFQLWKRPFATPFLSAGGGTLRWPHSPRAVSPNEWIALWGSKHVESIAPGARVIRMEDGFFHSLGLGSDMSAPLSQVIDRRGIYFDARGPSDLTDILNETQFDNAELVRAEALRELIVRSGVTKYNLGRRKPNWRAPAGRALLLVPGQVADDASIRFGTSLFGSAEALLREVRARNPDGFIVYKPHPDVLSGNRIGLVDAYRLADVVDTDADVLSLIEYADEVHTLSSLAGFDALLRGKKVFTYGLPFYAGWGLTSDAIRPIPWRRRTLTLEMLVAGVLLRYPIYWNWSTELYVTPESVVRKLAPLAARPLEHVRDDPHRALRKAFRWTRNVLKHLLWAVARQRQVQRR; encoded by the coding sequence ATGAAAATTCCAGTTTGCGTTCAAGGCTGCGCAACCCGAACGGACCGCTTTCACGGCAAGCTTCTGCTCAAGCTTGCGCGCATCGTTCGTGATGACGCGGTAGTGATTATGCCAGGGCCCATCTGGTCAACAGGCGCGGCCGGTGTGCCGATGTTGTCGTGGTTCGCGCCGCCTTATCGCGGCAATCCCCAGACAACGATGTGCGACGCGCTAAACCGGCTCTTCGCGCATGACAGGGCGCTGGGTGAATCGCCCGATGTGGTGCGGCTCATGAAGCGTCTCGTCCTCACCGGAGCGGGACGCGAGCGGACTGTAAGGCGCGGGTGTCCCGCAGGATTGTCGGTCGTACCACGCATGCGCAGAATTCTGCTCATCGATCAGCGGAAATGCGCTGGCTTCGGGGGGAGCACAACATTTCTGCGAATGCTCTCCACGGCGAGGGACGAACATCCTGACGCAGAACTGTGGCTGTGGCCATCTTCGGACAACGCGTCCGGGGCGTGGCAGCTCACGCCGCGGTTTCCCGAACGCGCACGCAAGATTGAACAGGGATACCACTTCTTTTCCGTCTTGAGCCAAATTGACCATGTCTACACGGTCGACGCTTTCGAGGGTTTGGAGGCCCTGATTGCCGGTATACCAGTGCGGGTTTTCGGCAAGCCTTTTTACGCGGGCTGGGGACTGACACAGGATGACATTCCTTTGCCCGAGCGCCGCGCGCGTCCGACTCTCGCCGCACTGTTCGAGGCCGTCTATCTGCGGCTGTCGCACTACATGGCCCCAGACAGTGAGGAACCGTGCAGCCTCGATCAAGTGCTTGACAGCATCGAGTTGCAGTACGCGATCCGCGACCGATTCAGCGATTACGCTCATATCGCCGGCGTGCGCTTTCAACTTTGGAAGCGCCCATTTGCGACACCATTTCTCAGCGCCGGCGGGGGCACGTTGCGCTGGCCGCATTCGCCTCGCGCGGTAAGTCCGAACGAGTGGATTGCATTGTGGGGCAGCAAACATGTCGAAAGCATTGCGCCAGGTGCCCGCGTCATTCGCATGGAAGATGGCTTTTTCCACTCACTGGGCCTGGGCTCGGACATGAGTGCGCCGCTGAGTCAGGTCATCGACCGGCGCGGTATCTATTTCGATGCACGGGGGCCCAGCGATCTGACGGACATCCTCAATGAGACGCAATTTGATAATGCTGAACTCGTGCGTGCAGAAGCGCTGCGGGAGTTGATCGTGCGCTCGGGAGTCACGAAATACAACCTTGGCCGACGGAAACCGAATTGGCGCGCGCCAGCCGGTAGAGCGCTATTGCTCGTGCCCGGTCAAGTGGCCGACGATGCGTCGATCCGCTTCGGCACGAGCCTGTTCGGTTCCGCCGAGGCCTTGCTTCGCGAAGTGCGCGCGCGTAATCCCGATGGATTCATTGTGTATAAACCGCATCCGGACGTACTTTCCGGCAACCGAATCGGGCTCGTTGACGCGTATCGCTTGGCCGACGTCGTCGACACCGATGCTGATGTGCTTTCGCTCATCGAGTACGCGGATGAAGTGCACACGCTATCGTCCCTCGCTGGTTTCGATGCGCTACTACGTGGAAAAAAAGTCTTCACATACGGCTTGCCTTTTTACGCTGGATGGGGACTCACGTCGGATGCAATCCGGCCGATACCGTGGCGACGGCGCACGCTTACACTCGAGATGCTGGTCGCCGGCGTTCTGTTACGTTATCCGATCTACTGGAATTGGAGCACTGAGCTTTATGTTACGCCCGAATCAGTGGTGCGGAAACTGGCTCCGCTCGCGGCACGGCCATTGGAGCATGTGCGCGACGATCCACATCGAGCCCTTCGCAAAGCATTTCGCTGGACCCGCAATGTACTCAAGCATTTGCTTTGGGCAGTCGCCCGGCAGCGGCAGGTGCAAAGAAGGTAA
- the rfaE1 gene encoding D-glycero-beta-D-manno-heptose-7-phosphate kinase → MTANFSSAKVLVAGDVMLDRYWFGDTRRISPEAPVPVVLVRDVRTTPGGAANVAVNVANLGAKTMIMSVVGADAAGDDLVELLQKSNIRCGFHRDSRFQTTIKLRLLARGQQVVRADFEERPDHELLLPLISSFEAALDGYSVVVFSDYGKGGLAHLRTMMQMARKQGKIVLVDPKGADYSPYEGATLLTPNREEFAMVVGTPSSEADFESKAFALRDRLGFKALLVTRSEEGMSLFIDDRHIRIPAQAREVYDVSGAGDTVIATMAVALGAGCGMEDAAHVANRAAGIVVGKVGTAPISLEELNAF, encoded by the coding sequence ATGACCGCGAACTTCTCATCAGCAAAGGTTCTGGTTGCAGGAGATGTCATGCTCGATCGATACTGGTTCGGCGACACACGGCGCATTTCACCTGAAGCGCCGGTACCGGTCGTGCTCGTCCGCGACGTTCGTACGACGCCCGGCGGTGCAGCCAACGTTGCTGTCAACGTCGCCAACCTCGGCGCAAAAACCATGATCATGTCGGTAGTCGGCGCGGACGCGGCAGGAGACGACCTCGTGGAACTGCTCCAGAAATCGAACATCAGATGCGGCTTTCATCGCGATTCAAGGTTTCAAACGACTATCAAGCTTCGTCTGCTCGCACGGGGTCAGCAAGTCGTGCGTGCCGACTTTGAAGAGCGGCCGGATCATGAATTGCTGTTGCCGCTCATATCGTCGTTCGAAGCGGCGTTGGATGGTTACAGTGTCGTCGTATTCTCCGATTATGGGAAAGGCGGACTTGCACACTTGCGCACGATGATGCAGATGGCTCGGAAGCAAGGAAAAATCGTGCTCGTCGATCCGAAAGGGGCGGATTATTCGCCATACGAGGGAGCAACGCTACTCACGCCGAACCGTGAGGAATTCGCGATGGTTGTCGGCACGCCGTCATCGGAGGCCGACTTCGAAAGCAAGGCATTTGCTCTGCGTGATCGGCTCGGTTTCAAAGCCCTCCTCGTCACGCGATCGGAAGAAGGCATGAGTCTATTCATCGACGACCGGCACATTCGTATCCCGGCACAGGCCCGCGAAGTCTACGATGTGTCGGGCGCTGGCGATACCGTGATCGCAACAATGGCTGTCGCATTAGGAGCAGGCTGCGGCATGGAGGATGCGGCGCACGTGGCCAATCGCGCCGCAGGTATCGTTGTCGGCAAGGTAGGTACCGCCCCCATTTCACTAGAGGAGCTCAACGCATTCTGA
- a CDS encoding glycosyltransferase family 4 protein: protein MNTVLIDVTRLVDRRLQKLLPTGVDRVGLEYVEHFRARSRAVVRFAGRWVVLNERQSQRLYDSLHCSDSGFTSMVRRCLGSAYVCNWDRGSTASILINTGHSGLDQPTYVEQARRRNWRLVLFLHDLIPVTHPEYCRPGEAVVHRRRLEAMLSPKVGLILNSHATQRELEEYAAKVQKPVPRCAVAPLASARLPKPSAVRPMAESYFVMLGTIEARKNHWFLLHVWKRLVERLGEHAPVLVIIGRRGWECENAIDMLDRCENLNSKVIELTHCNDTGLATYLHHAQALVFPSLVEGYGMPLIEALSTSVPVIASNLDVFREISGEIPDYLDPLDGPAWTDRIDAYTRSDSRERKAQIARLAGFHAPTWKQHFEIAEHLISELTS, encoded by the coding sequence GTGAACACAGTATTGATTGATGTGACAAGGCTGGTGGATCGCCGCCTTCAAAAATTGCTACCGACTGGCGTCGACCGGGTAGGCCTGGAGTACGTCGAACATTTTCGCGCGCGTTCGCGCGCTGTGGTGAGGTTCGCGGGGCGCTGGGTCGTCTTGAACGAGCGGCAATCTCAGCGTCTGTACGACTCCCTACATTGTTCCGACAGCGGTTTTACCAGTATGGTTCGTCGCTGTCTGGGCAGTGCGTATGTATGTAATTGGGATCGCGGGAGCACTGCGTCAATATTGATCAATACCGGCCATAGCGGGCTCGATCAGCCCACCTATGTCGAGCAGGCAAGGCGCCGCAATTGGAGGCTGGTTCTGTTTCTTCATGACCTGATACCCGTCACGCATCCCGAGTACTGCCGCCCAGGGGAAGCTGTAGTGCATCGGCGACGACTCGAGGCAATGCTATCGCCGAAAGTCGGGCTCATTTTAAACTCGCATGCGACGCAACGAGAACTGGAAGAGTACGCGGCTAAGGTCCAAAAGCCGGTTCCGCGCTGCGCCGTTGCGCCGCTGGCATCTGCGCGCCTGCCAAAGCCGAGTGCGGTTCGCCCGATGGCGGAGTCATACTTCGTCATGTTAGGCACAATAGAGGCTCGAAAGAATCATTGGTTTCTCCTCCACGTCTGGAAGCGGTTGGTCGAACGCTTAGGAGAACACGCGCCGGTGCTCGTTATCATCGGACGGCGCGGGTGGGAATGCGAAAACGCAATCGACATGCTCGACCGTTGCGAAAACCTGAATTCTAAGGTCATCGAACTCACCCATTGCAATGACACGGGCTTAGCCACATATCTGCATCACGCACAAGCGCTTGTATTCCCGTCATTAGTCGAGGGATACGGCATGCCACTTATCGAGGCCCTATCGACAAGTGTGCCGGTGATTGCCAGTAATCTCGACGTGTTTCGAGAAATTTCGGGAGAGATTCCCGACTATCTGGACCCACTCGACGGTCCGGCGTGGACGGACCGCATTGACGCTTACACGCGCTCCGACTCCAGAGAACGCAAAGCGCAGATCGCCCGATTGGCGGGATTCCACGCGCCAACGTGGAAACAACATTTTGAGATTGCGGAACACCTTATTTCAGAGTTGACCTCATGA